AAAAGGAAAAAATAAAGGTTATGCCGCCAGCTTTGCGATAACCTCGTCTATCGCCTCGTGGTACTTCTCCGGGTCGAAGGCCAGGTTTCCGAAGGTCATGTCGGCGTTGACGTGGTAGTACCGGTCGATGGAGACCCGCTTGATATCCCGGTTGAAGTTCTTCAGCGTCGAGAACATGGCGCTGGCGAACTTGTAGAAGATCCCCGTGAAGATCACCACGTCGTACTGGCCCTTCCCGTCCAGCCCCTGCCAGTCCTTGAACCGGAGGTAGTTGGTCAGGGGGTGCAGGCCGATCATGGTGACGTTCTCGGTGTAGCCCCGCTCGACGAAGCCCTTGATGGAGTGGGCGGTGGCCGCAATCGGGACGCCCGTCTTCCCGATGGCGATCGCCTTATCGAACATCACGGGGTCCTCGAAGAGCTCGGCCCCCACCACGAGGAGGGGCCTCTTCGCCTTCTTGATGATGGCCCCAATCACCGCGGTGTTGTAGGCCTTCGCCATCTCAGGCCCCGGGATCTGGGCCATCTCAAAGGGTACAGCGTTCTTGGTGGTGTCGACTGCCATTTTTATCGCCTCCTCACTTCTTCACCCTGATCTTCCTCTCGATGTTCGTCGGGTCGAAGCTGACGTCGGACTTCCGGATCGGGCCGCTGACTATCGCCTTCCTCTTCCAGTCGATCTCCCAGCCGTACTTCGACTCCAGCTCCTTCAGCATATCCTCCTTCCACTTGAGGGGAAGGTCCGAGGCGTGGCGGACGTAGATCGGCCAGTCTGGAGGCATGCAGCCGAAGTACTTCATGCTGATGTCGCAGTAGTGGGTCAGCTTGATCATCCTGCCCGAGTTGTTGTCGCTCGGCCGGAAGCAGAGCTTGGCCATCATCAGCATGCACTCTTCGACGGACTCGGCGACGTAGAGCATGTGCTCCGGGGCGGGCTCGCAGTAGACCTTCGAGCCGTCACGGGCGTCGATGATCTCCCAGTCCTCCTTCTTGTCGGTCCTGCCGAGGAACGCTCTCCTGTACATGACGCTGTGGGACTGGACGACGGCCGGAACCCCGAGCCTGTTGAACCCGGTGGCGATGGAGGCCGCCTTCTGGGAATAAGCACCCCAGGCGACGCCGCAGGCTCCCACCTTGGAGAGGATGTAGTCGGCGATGTCGTCGTAGTTAGCCCGCTCGTTCCTCCCGGCGAAGATCGTCGCCACCTTAATCCCAGCGCCGTGGAGGTGGGCGTTGGCAACGCAGCTTCCGACGTTGCAGATGTTTCTGCCATCGAAGCCGCCGGGGAACTGCTCCCAGATCGTCTTCCCTTCCGCGTCGGTGTAGAGGGACATGTCCATCGCCATGCAGCCGGTGGCCGCCACGATGAAGCCTCTGTCCACGAACTCCCGGGCGATGTCGTAGCACTCCTTCGTCCCGTTCGGATAGTTGCCGCAGCCGATGATGGCGATGACCCCGGGGATCGTCCCGAGGACGAGGGGTGCGCCGACCCGGCGGATCTCCGTGTCCTTGATGGGACCCCTTCCGGCCCTCATCTTGAACTTCTGGTTTCGGATGTAATCCCGGTTGGCGTAGGCGTAGAGGCTGAGGATCGGTATCTCCTGAGGACATACCTGCTCGCACCTCCGGCAGCCGACGCAGATCTCGTAGGTGGAGCTCAGGGGCTCCAGGTTCCCCTCAGCCGCGGCCCGGACGACGTCCCCGATCTTGATGTGGGGGGGACAGACGAACTGGCAGGAGTGGCAGTAGGTACAGGACTCGGCGTACTTCTTGAACTCCTCTTCCGAGATGAAAGGATCGGCTTCGCGGATCTCGGCCCTCTTGGGCTTGACGGCGATCGCCGTCTTGATCCCCACCTCTCCGGCCTTGACCGGGTCGAGGACGACGACGCCGGGCATCCTGAAGTTCACCAGGTCGTCGACGATCTCGTCGACGGGATCGTTCGTCCTGTCGGGGAGGCCGAGCATGATCTTCTCGTTGGTGGCGATCAGGGGGATCTTGTACTTCTCGGCATCGACGATGGCGTCGGTCCAGACGCACTGCTCGTCGACCATGATGCAGTCCATGCAGTCGCCCCGGACCATCTTCCTCCACCAGCCGATGGCGCCGGCGATCTTCGCCTTAGTCCCCACCATCCTGTACTTGTCGTTGAACTCCTTGTCGGGGTGGCCGATACCCTCGCAGATCCTGGTGTTGTCGATGGCCGTGCAGCAGACGCCGCCTATGTCCACCTTGTCCCAGAGCTTGTTGTCCTCGGCGTAGAACATCGCCTCGGCGGAGCCCGCCAGGTTGTGGCCGTAGGTGATCAGGATCGCCTTATTCTTGTCGAGGGTTCCCATCCCGCACTCCACCAGGGGAGCGTCCTCGTCACCCCGGGGCATATCGTAGGCGACGATCTGGATCAGGTCAGAGACCTCTTTGCCGAGGGAGTCGAGCATCCCGGCGTGGAGGGCCTTCGACTCGAAGTCTACGTAGTTTCCTTCCTGGCCGGTGTGGGTGCAGGCGAGGAGCTGGGATACCTGCTCTTCGACGTAGCTGAGGACCGGCCCGAAGTCCTTCAGGGTCTTGGGCTTGATCCCGGCGATGGTTCTGGTCAGGGGGGCGTCCACCAGGATCTCGTCCCCCATCTTGAAGGGGAGGTCTCCGAACTTGTCCAGGCACCAGTGGTAGAGGTGTCGGCCGTGGGCGGCGTGGGCGGTGCAGCCCATGAGGACCGCGATGAGGACGATCCTCCCCTGCTGGGCCGCCTGGTCGATGCCGCAGGCGCCCCTCTTGTTTCCGGTCAGGTCGCAGGGGCCGTAGGTACAGAGGGTGCACCTATCGCAGATCGGCGAGTAGAAGACCTTGTACCTGTTCATAATCTTGAAGTCCCAGTTCCTCAGCGTGGCGATGCTCGGGTACGGGAACGGTCCCATGGGCTGGTCCCACTCCTCCACCTCCTTGACTACCGCGCCGATGTTAATCTGGACATTCTGCATGTCCTCAACGGCAAAACTGCCTTCCATCTTATCCATGCTTGACCTCCTTCTGTACTCTGGTTTGCTCGGTAGTCGCATGTAGAAGATAAAACCCTTTCGGATTGGCAACTAGTATAATGAGAATATTATTGTTTAGTTTATTGATTAGAACACATATACATTTAAGTTTGTGAAATCGTGACGGTGATTTAATGCTAAAAATTACCGATTATGTTTTGATGGGAGGATATCCAATTAAATTGATAAAAATCCATTTAGATTGAACTCAATCCGCCAGGTTGAAATGGTGAGAGGCTGGAGAGGAGGGCGGTTTATGATGAAGATCAGAGAAAGCTTCGCGGAGGCCGAGGCCTGCCACCACGGCGGGAGGATCCGGGCTAAGGCCTCCGGAAGAGACCTCGGCCAGGAGGAGCTCCTGGACTACAGCGCCAACATAAATCCCCTCGGCCACCCGCCCCTCGACGACCTGATCCTGAAGGAGATGGAGTGGATAGGCCATTATCCCGAGAACGATTACCTCGAGTTCAGGGCGGCTTCTGCGAGGTTTGTGGGGGTCGGCCCGGAGAACGTCGTTCCTGGAAACGGCTCCTCGGAGCTGATGAGGCTCTTCGCCGAGGCGCTGATCGAGGAGGGGGATAGGGTCTTGATAACGACCCCCACCTTCGGGGAGTATGAGGCCCAGTCCCGCCTCTTCGGGGCCGAGATCGTCCACGTCCCCCGGGGGGTCCGGGAGGCTAAAAGTCCGAAGGATTTTCTGGACGACGCCCTCCTCGGGGGAGCGAAGGCGGCCTTCATCTGCAACCCCAACAACCCCACGGGGATCCTCCTCCCCAGGTCCGAGATCGCAGAGCTGGCGGAGAGGTGCGAGAGGGCTGAGACCTTCCTCTTCGTTGACGAGGCGTTCATCGAGCTCTCGGACCCCGACCAGACCGTGGCGGCGATGGCACCGGAGATGGAGCACCTCTTCGTCGCCAGGTCCCTCACCAAGTCCTTCGGGTTCCGGGGATAAGGCTCGGCTTCGGGGTCGCCGGAGATCGCCTGGCAGAGGTGATGAACAAAACCCGCCTCCCCTGGAGCATCAGCTCCCTCGCCTCGGCGGCCGGGACCTACCTCCTAGCCCAGGAGGAGCACCTCGTCGAGAGCAGGCGGGTGATAAGAGAGGAGCTGGGCTGGCTCTCGGGGGAGCTGAAGCGGCTCGGCCTCGACCCGATCGAGAGCTCCGTCAACTTCATCCTGGTGGGAGTGGCAGCCGCAGGCCTGCGATCCCCGGAGCTCGTTGAGCGGATGGAAGAGGAGGAGGGGGTCCTCATCCGGGACTGCAGCTCCTTCGGCCTCGGGGAGGATTACGTCCGGGTGGCGGTGAGGAGGAGGGAGGAGAACGCGAGGCTGATCGGAGCCCTGGAGAAGGTGCTGGGATGGAGAGGGTGAGCTGTGATCGCTACCCCTGCCACTATCCCGGCCAGGACTGCACCTTCTGCTTCTGCCCCTTCTACCCCTGCGGCGACGGCAGAACGGGTGGAGGGTTAGCCGACGGCGAGTGGTCCTGCGGAGACTGCCACCTCCTCCACGACCCCGAGGTGGCGGCGATGGTGATGAAGGGGCTGATCCGGGGCGAAGCCCTGGAAGATATATGGAGAGATCTGGAGAAGAGGCTATGACCCCCCCGGAGGCGGAGATTCCCTCGAAGTCGAGACGGGGGGCGAGGCGGAGATGATCCCCCATATCTTCTCCTTCCCCCCTCCGATCCCCGAGGCCCTCGCCGTCCTCCTCCTGGCGGTCGGCATCGACCTGATCCTGGGAGAGCCGCCGGCAAGGGTCCATCCCGTGGTCCTGATGGGGAGGATGATCGGAGGCCTGAGGCGTTGGGCCCGGCCGACGAGGTGGTGGGGGGTCGCCATCGCCCTCATCGTCATCATCTCGTCGGCGGCAGCGGGGCACCTTCTGATGGGAGCCGCAGACCACATCCGCCTCTTCGGCCTCAGCCTCGGGACCCTCGTCTCGGCGTACCTCCTAAAGTCGACGATCGCGATCGACTGCCTCCTCGAGACCTCCAGGGAGATCGGAAGGCTCTTGGAGGAGGACTTCGATGAGGCAAAAAAGCTCCTTCCCGCCCTGGTCAGCCGCAACCCCCAGGACCTCACCCGGACTCAGGCGACCTCGGCGGTGATCGAGTCCCTCTCGGAGAACTACGTCGACGCCATCGTATCCCCCCTCTTCTAC
The sequence above is drawn from the Methanothrix harundinacea 6Ac genome and encodes:
- a CDS encoding cysteine-rich small domain-containing protein, which encodes MERVSCDRYPCHYPGQDCTFCFCPFYPCGDGRTGGGLADGEWSCGDCHLLHDPEVAAMVMKGLIRGEALEDIWRDLEKRL
- the cdhA gene encoding CO dehydrogenase/acetyl-CoA synthase complex subunit alpha, translating into MDKMEGSFAVEDMQNVQINIGAVVKEVEEWDQPMGPFPYPSIATLRNWDFKIMNRYKVFYSPICDRCTLCTYGPCDLTGNKRGACGIDQAAQQGRIVLIAVLMGCTAHAAHGRHLYHWCLDKFGDLPFKMGDEILVDAPLTRTIAGIKPKTLKDFGPVLSYVEEQVSQLLACTHTGQEGNYVDFESKALHAGMLDSLGKEVSDLIQIVAYDMPRGDEDAPLVECGMGTLDKNKAILITYGHNLAGSAEAMFYAEDNKLWDKVDIGGVCCTAIDNTRICEGIGHPDKEFNDKYRMVGTKAKIAGAIGWWRKMVRGDCMDCIMVDEQCVWTDAIVDAEKYKIPLIATNEKIMLGLPDRTNDPVDEIVDDLVNFRMPGVVVLDPVKAGEVGIKTAIAVKPKRAEIREADPFISEEEFKKYAESCTYCHSCQFVCPPHIKIGDVVRAAAEGNLEPLSSTYEICVGCRRCEQVCPQEIPILSLYAYANRDYIRNQKFKMRAGRGPIKDTEIRRVGAPLVLGTIPGVIAIIGCGNYPNGTKECYDIAREFVDRGFIVAATGCMAMDMSLYTDAEGKTIWEQFPGGFDGRNICNVGSCVANAHLHGAGIKVATIFAGRNERANYDDIADYILSKVGACGVAWGAYSQKAASIATGFNRLGVPAVVQSHSVMYRRAFLGRTDKKEDWEIIDARDGSKVYCEPAPEHMLYVAESVEECMLMMAKLCFRPSDNNSGRMIKLTHYCDISMKYFGCMPPDWPIYVRHASDLPLKWKEDMLKELESKYGWEIDWKRKAIVSGPIRKSDVSFDPTNIERKIRVKK
- the cdhB gene encoding CO dehydrogenase/acetyl-CoA synthase complex subunit epsilon, whose product is MAVDTTKNAVPFEMAQIPGPEMAKAYNTAVIGAIIKKAKRPLLVVGAELFEDPVMFDKAIAIGKTGVPIAATAHSIKGFVERGYTENVTMIGLHPLTNYLRFKDWQGLDGKGQYDVVIFTGIFYKFASAMFSTLKNFNRDIKRVSIDRYYHVNADMTFGNLAFDPEKYHEAIDEVIAKLAA
- a CDS encoding cobalamin biosynthesis protein — translated: MIPHIFSFPPPIPEALAVLLLAVGIDLILGEPPARVHPVVLMGRMIGGLRRWARPTRWWGVAIALIVIISSAAAGHLLMGAADHIRLFGLSLGTLVSAYLLKSTIAIDCLLETSREIGRLLEEDFDEAKKLLPALVSRNPQDLTRTQATSAVIESLSENYVDAIVSPLFYYLLFSPLGLGVEAALAFKATNTLDSMLGYRTEELKDLGWASARLDDIANWGPARLSLPIIALASPSRAGEAVRVALRDHGATPSPNSGWPMAAAAGALGTRLEKPGVYVVGDGGRDPSTEDVKPALRLLGTAIGLTVAGAAVMLMLLL